A genomic window from Micromonospora violae includes:
- a CDS encoding iron-containing redox enzyme family protein, giving the protein MSEPTDRRYGPATLPRSRGPLSAAVIEALRRPPYDLPADLGVDLDPADPITDEDLQLTLFLCYELHYRGWFGVDESWEWQPTLLALRARCERVFEAALRRLVGSPPVPAAGVAAGLGELVAADDGPALAATLQRRADLTQFREFAAHRSVYHLREADPHSWVLPRLGGPAKAALVEIQTDEYGNGRLDRMHAELFRCTLDRLGLDTGYAAYVDVVPAVTLATNNLMSLFGLHRRLRGALLGHLAAFEMTSSLPNRRYGNGLRRLGFDEVATRFHDEHVEADAVHEQIAAHDLCGGLVRVEPALASDVLFGAAAGLAVDRLFAVHLLDSWAAGRSSLRAPAPPVPPPEVPLVTLPAVAPPAPPALV; this is encoded by the coding sequence ATGTCCGAGCCCACCGACCGCCGCTACGGTCCGGCGACCCTGCCGAGGTCGCGCGGCCCGCTCTCCGCGGCGGTCATCGAGGCTCTGCGGCGCCCGCCGTACGACCTGCCGGCCGATCTTGGCGTCGACCTCGACCCGGCGGACCCGATCACGGACGAGGACCTCCAGCTGACGCTGTTCCTCTGCTACGAGCTGCACTACCGGGGCTGGTTCGGGGTGGACGAGTCCTGGGAGTGGCAGCCGACGCTGCTGGCGCTGCGCGCCCGCTGCGAACGGGTCTTCGAGGCGGCGCTGCGCCGGCTGGTCGGTTCACCGCCGGTGCCCGCCGCCGGGGTGGCGGCCGGTCTGGGCGAGCTGGTCGCGGCCGACGACGGGCCGGCGCTGGCGGCGACGCTGCAACGGCGCGCCGACCTCACCCAGTTCCGCGAGTTCGCCGCCCACCGCTCCGTCTACCACCTGCGTGAGGCCGACCCGCACAGCTGGGTGTTGCCCCGCCTCGGTGGTCCGGCCAAGGCCGCGCTCGTGGAGATCCAGACCGACGAGTACGGCAACGGGCGGCTGGACCGGATGCACGCCGAGCTGTTCCGGTGCACCCTCGACCGGCTGGGCCTGGACACCGGGTACGCCGCGTACGTCGACGTGGTGCCAGCGGTGACGTTGGCGACGAACAACCTGATGTCGCTGTTCGGGCTGCACCGCCGGCTGCGCGGCGCGCTGCTCGGGCACCTGGCGGCGTTCGAGATGACCTCCTCGTTGCCGAACCGTCGCTACGGCAACGGGCTGCGGCGGCTCGGCTTCGACGAGGTGGCGACCCGTTTCCACGACGAACACGTCGAGGCCGACGCGGTGCATGAGCAGATCGCCGCGCACGACCTGTGCGGCGGCCTGGTCCGCGTCGAACCGGCCCTCGCCTCGGACGTGCTCTTCGGCGCGGCGGCCGGGCTCGCGGTGGACCGGCTCTTCGCCGTGCACCTGTTGGACAGTTGGGCCGCCGGCCGCAGCTCGCTGCGCGCGCCGGCCCCGCCGGTGCCGCCGCCCGAGGTCCCGCTCGTCACGCTGCCCGCGGTGGCCCCGCCGGCCCCGCCCGCGCTCGTCTGA
- a CDS encoding CDGSH iron-sulfur domain-containing protein, producing MRTDDTSEPTAATITPYEDGPLLVRGDFALVTPDGERIDARRGTVALCRCGKSALKPFCDGTHKVVDFRAGTAREG from the coding sequence ATGCGCACCGACGACACCAGCGAGCCAACCGCCGCCACGATCACCCCGTACGAGGACGGACCGCTGCTGGTCCGCGGCGACTTCGCGCTGGTCACCCCAGACGGCGAGCGCATCGACGCGCGCCGGGGCACGGTGGCGCTGTGCCGGTGCGGCAAGTCGGCGCTCAAGCCGTTCTGCGACGGCACCCACAAGGTGGTCGACTTCCGCGCGGGCACCGCCCGCGAGGGCTGA